From one Candidatus Methanoplasma termitum genomic stretch:
- the pheS gene encoding phenylalanine--tRNA ligase subunit alpha gives MVSDIVEGLSYNETKLLIALGEINGAASPAELIKIGKFNLEVDVMGAAKRLEFKGLVKIEERTEKYFELTDKGILERGLPERRALSIINESGGEIGMGGLADKMPNGEDKIAIGWLKRKGLVNISYDGIFNIVSLTANGLTALLGSKMSDEVLLEQMASSPISEKDADPKIIKDLKGRQGLIKDKIVTQRTMELTEDGKRVISQGLVLKEEVTDITDRLVQSGEWKNVNFRKYDVGAFAPTVTPAKKHPLTRLGDEIRQLFASRGFVEMSSDYVQPAFWNLDVLFTPQDHPARDLQDTFYLDIPDKIDLEDEALVQKVRDIHENGGDTGSTGWGGEWSREKAEAALLRTHSTVSSIRYVAEHPDAPQKAFSISRIFRNESIDSTHLPEFTQIEGIVIDENGNFDMLVSMIREFYANMGFDQIRIRPAYFPYTEPSLELEVFFNGKWMELGGAGVFRPEVVEPFGVKYPVLAWGFGFERLAMLKWNITDIRDLYISDMDDLKKNTVF, from the coding sequence ATGGTCTCAGACATTGTCGAAGGTTTAAGTTACAATGAGACAAAATTGTTGATCGCCCTGGGCGAAATCAATGGCGCCGCCTCTCCCGCAGAATTGATAAAAATAGGAAAATTCAACCTTGAGGTCGATGTGATGGGTGCCGCGAAGCGGCTTGAATTCAAGGGACTCGTTAAAATAGAGGAAAGAACCGAAAAATATTTCGAGCTGACCGACAAAGGAATATTGGAGAGAGGGTTGCCGGAGAGGCGCGCACTATCGATAATCAATGAAAGCGGCGGAGAGATCGGAATGGGCGGTCTCGCCGACAAAATGCCGAACGGCGAAGATAAGATCGCGATCGGGTGGCTTAAGAGGAAAGGCCTCGTCAATATTTCGTACGACGGTATATTCAACATCGTTTCTCTTACGGCCAACGGGCTTACCGCCCTATTGGGGTCAAAAATGAGCGATGAGGTCCTCCTTGAGCAGATGGCATCATCACCCATAAGCGAAAAGGATGCGGACCCGAAGATCATAAAGGACCTTAAAGGAAGACAAGGCCTGATCAAAGATAAGATCGTCACACAAAGGACGATGGAGCTTACCGAGGACGGAAAAAGGGTCATTTCACAAGGACTGGTGTTGAAAGAGGAGGTCACCGATATTACGGACCGTCTCGTTCAGAGCGGGGAATGGAAGAACGTTAACTTCAGGAAGTATGATGTGGGAGCATTCGCACCCACCGTCACCCCCGCAAAGAAACACCCGCTCACGAGACTGGGCGACGAGATAAGGCAGCTGTTCGCCAGCAGAGGGTTCGTAGAGATGTCTTCCGATTATGTGCAGCCGGCATTCTGGAACCTCGACGTTCTGTTCACGCCGCAGGACCACCCCGCGAGGGATCTTCAAGATACATTCTATCTCGATATACCCGATAAAATAGATCTTGAGGATGAAGCACTTGTTCAGAAAGTGAGGGATATACATGAGAACGGCGGGGACACGGGGTCGACCGGATGGGGCGGAGAATGGAGCCGCGAAAAAGCAGAAGCGGCACTGCTCAGGACCCACAGCACGGTAAGCAGCATCAGATATGTCGCCGAGCACCCGGACGCGCCGCAGAAGGCGTTCTCGATATCCAGGATCTTCAGGAACGAATCGATAGATTCCACACATCTTCCGGAGTTCACGCAGATCGAGGGCATAGTGATCGACGAGAACGGCAACTTCGATATGCTTGTCTCGATGATAAGAGAGTTCTACGCGAACATGGGGTTCGATCAGATCAGGATAAGGCCCGCATACTTCCCGTATACCGAACCCTCCCTTGAATTGGAAGTGTTCTTCAACGGCAAATGGATGGAACTCGGCGGGGCGGGAGTTTTCAGACCGGAGGTCGTGGAACCATTCGGGGTGAAGTATCCGGTGCTTGCCTGGGGATTCGGCTTTGAGAGACTGGCTATGCTGAAATGGAACATCACGGACATACGTGATCTTTACATCTCCGATATGGACGATCTCAAAAAGAACACTGTATTCTGA
- a CDS encoding uL15m family ribosomal protein: protein MPSRTKKMRGSRTHGRGKKAGRGGGLIGGRGQAGLSKTGKIYMLKYDRDHFGRHGFKRPQCVVKANCTINVSELEEQIERFVSMGFAVKEGDTYNINLTDAGIDKLLGNGSIAVPVKVTVAQVSAKAREKIEAAGGNIAE from the coding sequence ATGCCAAGCAGAACAAAGAAGATGAGAGGATCAAGGACCCACGGACGTGGGAAGAAAGCCGGCCGCGGAGGAGGACTCATCGGCGGACGCGGACAGGCGGGTCTGTCTAAGACAGGCAAGATATACATGCTCAAATACGACAGAGACCACTTCGGAAGGCACGGGTTCAAAAGGCCGCAGTGCGTCGTCAAGGCCAACTGTACGATCAATGTAAGCGAGCTTGAGGAACAGATCGAGAGGTTCGTTTCCATGGGGTTTGCGGTCAAAGAGGGAGATACCTATAATATCAACCTCACAGATGCAGGTATCGACAAGTTGCTCGGGAACGGCAGCATAGCGGTCCCCGTCAAGGTGACTGTCGCACAAGTTTCGGCAAAGGCCCGCGAGAAGATCGAGGCAGCAGGCGGAAACATAGCGGAATGA
- the cmk gene encoding (d)CMP kinase — MRITISGPPGSGKTTACKKLSEALGLKAVVFGEFFRQLAKERGMTLAEFGELAEKDPSIDRTIDGMILDIARENSDIILESRLAAHMLTQNHIPAFRVYLEASLMVRINRVGIRDGESYDEVYSHTLERQSSEAKRYKMYYDIDIEDISVYDLIVNTDDLDPDQVVETILKGIEEGTC, encoded by the coding sequence ATGAGGATTACCATAAGCGGCCCTCCCGGATCAGGAAAGACGACCGCTTGCAAAAAACTCTCCGAGGCGCTCGGCCTCAAGGCAGTGGTCTTCGGGGAATTCTTCCGCCAACTTGCAAAAGAAAGGGGAATGACCCTTGCGGAGTTCGGCGAACTTGCCGAGAAGGATCCATCCATCGATAGGACGATCGACGGGATGATCCTCGACATCGCAAGGGAGAACTCCGATATCATTTTAGAATCCAGATTGGCGGCGCACATGCTCACTCAGAACCACATACCCGCATTCAGAGTATACCTGGAAGCGAGTCTCATGGTCAGGATAAACAGAGTGGGGATACGGGACGGGGAGTCGTATGACGAGGTATACAGCCACACCCTCGAAAGACAATCATCCGAGGCAAAACGTTACAAGATGTACTACGATATCGATATAGAGGACATAAGCGTTTATGATCTGATAGTGAACACGGACGATCTGGATCCGGATCAGGTCGTGGAAACGATCCTCAAAGGAATAGAGGAAGGCACTTGCTGA
- a CDS encoding 30S ribosomal protein S5, which yields MEWIPKTRLGQMVLNGEITTMSAALESRLPLREAEIVDILLPDLQDEVIDLNMVQRMTDSGRRVRFAVTCIVGNGDGYIGIGRAKGKEVGPSIKKAIDNAKLNIIEVKRGCGSWECGCGQPHTLPFEVIGRTGSVTVYLKPAPRGISLAVGDVAKKLLTLAGVQDAWGFATGNTKTKVNYAMATFEALKMTAKMRVTEEQASRLKIVPGPVGIRISETDVEPKEE from the coding sequence ATGGAATGGATCCCGAAGACAAGATTGGGACAGATGGTCCTGAACGGCGAGATCACTACCATGAGCGCCGCATTGGAATCAAGGCTGCCTCTCCGTGAGGCCGAGATAGTGGACATACTCCTGCCGGACCTGCAGGACGAGGTCATAGACCTCAACATGGTCCAGAGGATGACCGACTCCGGAAGAAGAGTGAGATTCGCGGTCACCTGCATCGTGGGGAACGGCGACGGATACATCGGCATCGGAAGGGCAAAAGGAAAAGAGGTCGGACCGTCTATCAAAAAAGCCATCGACAACGCAAAGCTCAACATCATCGAAGTGAAAAGGGGATGCGGATCATGGGAATGCGGATGCGGACAGCCGCACACGCTTCCCTTCGAGGTCATCGGACGCACAGGCTCAGTCACCGTTTACCTTAAACCCGCACCGCGCGGCATCTCGCTCGCGGTCGGAGACGTCGCAAAGAAGCTTCTGACGCTTGCCGGAGTGCAGGACGCATGGGGTTTCGCGACAGGCAACACAAAGACCAAGGTCAATTATGCGATGGCCACGTTCGAAGCCCTTAAGATGACGGCCAAGATGAGGGTCACCGAAGAACAGGCCTCAAGGCTCAAGATCGTGCCCGGACCGGTCGGGATAAGGATATCCGAGACCGATGTCGAACCCAAGGAGGAGTGA
- a CDS encoding HlyD family efflux transporter periplasmic adaptor subunit, producing the protein MTLQAGSMIGSVSNPIADRYVDLYITAAQRALIDVGQECNFTIDGLAQTEYGSINGTVESISSDAITQEGGAYFRVKVSFDADYIQDSKGGKVNLSNGMTVRAWVTYEKVTYLKYWMEQLGLGKYL; encoded by the coding sequence ATGACGTTGCAGGCCGGGAGTATGATCGGGAGCGTAAGCAACCCCATTGCCGATCGATATGTTGACCTGTACATAACAGCGGCGCAGAGAGCGTTGATAGACGTGGGTCAGGAGTGTAACTTCACAATTGATGGACTGGCACAGACAGAATATGGATCTATTAACGGTACGGTGGAGAGCATCTCAAGTGATGCCATCACCCAAGAGGGTGGTGCATACTTCAGGGTCAAAGTGAGTTTCGATGCCGATTATATACAGGATTCCAAGGGCGGTAAGGTAAACCTTTCCAACGGTATGACGGTCCGTGCGTGGGTAACGTATGAGAAGGTAACATACCTCAAATACTGGATGGAACAACTGGGTCTCGGCAAATACCTCTGA
- the secY gene encoding preprotein translocase subunit SecY, translating to MEETPSLLYKVKPISDRLPSVKRPEGHVHFRTKMMWVIVILVLYFVMTNVFVYGLDQTKSLDLFSQYRTIMAGASGTILQLGIGPIVTASIIMQLFVGAKIIKLDLTSNKDKACYQSVLKLLVIVMILVESVPQVFGFLVPSANFESSFGPMGAKLLIILQLCVGSYIVFLFDEVVSKWGIGSGISLFIAAGVAQSVFTGALNWYPVKSGVEMSMSNLPAGTIPKAIYVLMNTNSADMANGGYEVIFLGEPNPMIALVGTVLIFLIVVYLESTRIELPLSHGNVRGARGRYPIKLMYSSNIPVILMSALLANVSMVALLLYSNDFLSSIPLLGGNGVIGYFPEGSTTAAGGIAWYLSNPSGITGWLMPILDPAGYGNGHSVVQNLGHVVIFGTVMIMGSIMFAKFWVQTTNLGPDAVARQIQKSGMQIPGFRRDPRVLKRVLERYIPTITILSGALIGALAAGADMIGTTGHATGTGLLLSVGILIHLYEAIGREQMMEMNPIMRGFFGGED from the coding sequence ATGGAAGAAACGCCAAGCTTGTTGTATAAGGTCAAACCGATAAGCGACAGGCTCCCCTCTGTGAAGCGCCCTGAAGGCCACGTGCACTTCAGGACCAAAATGATGTGGGTCATAGTGATATTGGTCCTATACTTCGTAATGACCAATGTATTCGTATACGGACTTGATCAGACCAAATCTCTGGACCTGTTCTCACAGTACAGGACCATAATGGCCGGAGCGTCGGGAACGATCTTACAATTGGGAATAGGCCCCATAGTCACAGCCTCGATCATAATGCAGCTGTTCGTAGGAGCCAAGATAATAAAGCTCGATCTGACCAGCAATAAGGATAAAGCGTGTTATCAGTCGGTGCTGAAACTGCTTGTGATAGTAATGATCCTGGTCGAGTCGGTACCGCAGGTCTTTGGATTCCTGGTACCTTCGGCCAACTTCGAATCGTCATTCGGGCCGATGGGCGCGAAGCTGCTGATAATATTACAGCTTTGTGTAGGTTCGTATATAGTGTTCCTGTTCGACGAAGTGGTATCCAAATGGGGAATAGGCAGCGGTATATCGCTGTTCATAGCGGCGGGTGTTGCGCAATCCGTCTTCACGGGAGCTCTGAACTGGTACCCTGTGAAATCGGGTGTCGAGATGAGCATGTCGAATCTGCCCGCGGGTACCATACCGAAAGCAATATATGTGTTAATGAACACGAACTCCGCCGATATGGCGAACGGCGGCTACGAGGTGATCTTCCTGGGGGAACCCAACCCCATGATCGCGCTGGTAGGCACGGTGCTGATATTCCTGATAGTGGTATATTTAGAGTCAACCAGGATAGAACTGCCGCTGTCTCACGGTAATGTGAGAGGCGCGAGAGGCAGATATCCGATCAAACTGATGTATTCAAGCAATATCCCCGTGATATTGATGTCTGCATTACTTGCGAACGTGAGCATGGTCGCTTTGCTTTTGTACAGCAACGATTTCCTCAGCAGCATCCCCCTCTTAGGGGGTAACGGTGTGATAGGTTACTTCCCCGAAGGAAGCACCACTGCGGCCGGAGGTATAGCTTGGTATCTGTCCAATCCATCCGGTATAACGGGGTGGCTGATGCCTATATTGGATCCTGCCGGCTACGGCAACGGACACTCTGTCGTACAGAACCTCGGACACGTGGTGATCTTCGGAACTGTAATGATAATGGGTTCGATAATGTTCGCAAAGTTCTGGGTGCAGACCACGAACTTGGGACCGGATGCCGTTGCACGCCAAATACAGAAGAGCGGTATGCAGATACCCGGATTCCGCAGGGACCCGAGAGTTTTGAAGAGGGTGTTGGAAAGATACATACCGACGATCACGATACTGTCGGGAGCTCTGATAGGTGCATTGGCCGCGGGAGCGGATATGATAGGTACGACGGGTCATGCGACCGGTACCGGTCTGCTGCTTTCGGTGGGTATCCTGATACACCTCTACGAAGCGATAGGACGCGAGCAGATGATGGAGATGAACCCCATAATGAGAGGGTTCTTCGGCGGAGAGGATTAA
- a CDS encoding 50S ribosomal protein L18, protein MATGPRYKVAFRRRREYRTDYYARKRLLRSGESRAVVRRSNRNVTVQFVDFDMGGDIVRAAATTKELRKMGWEYSCSSIPAAYLVGYLAGKRALKNGIEYAVLDIGMQNPKHGGVLFATVKGMTDAGLEVPHSKDIVPTKDRINGKHIDGGIEAAIKSVKKKMEAD, encoded by the coding sequence ATGGCGACAGGACCAAGATATAAAGTTGCGTTCAGAAGGAGAAGGGAATACCGTACCGACTATTACGCCAGGAAGAGGCTCCTAAGGAGCGGAGAGTCCAGGGCAGTGGTAAGAAGGTCCAACAGGAACGTTACCGTTCAATTCGTCGATTTCGACATGGGCGGAGATATTGTCAGAGCCGCGGCAACGACCAAAGAGCTGCGCAAGATGGGATGGGAGTATTCGTGCTCCTCGATCCCCGCTGCGTACCTTGTGGGATACCTTGCGGGCAAGAGAGCGTTGAAGAACGGCATCGAGTATGCCGTTCTGGATATAGGTATGCAGAACCCGAAGCACGGCGGCGTATTGTTCGCTACGGTGAAGGGAATGACCGATGCGGGATTGGAAGTGCCTCACAGCAAGGATATCGTCCCGACAAAGGACCGCATCAATGGAAAGCACATCGACGGCGGCATAGAGGCCGCGATCAAGAGTGTCAAGAAGAAGATGGAGGCTGATTAA
- a CDS encoding DUF106 domain-containing protein, protein MPNPGSPQAAKQAQQNMQSAMGPLMSKGMMIGMAGMLVVMLVSMMWRAQIGQALNFAFEPAFGLNGNHPVVTLIIAGLIMITLSTIIRTYMTDFVSQARNQKIQSEFNKEMRQARLENNLYKLKKLQEEQPKIMAKSMETQSQMMKFMPITMIIIMPIYAWVGFFLCDPYYIPSQYHGDLGWFFNFNMGGLFVTQVGDAFVHTGTVINMPWNITTDLIDRLWILPMWMIIYTMLSLPIGQLENRLVRYFMLKKRLKELDAIEKQS, encoded by the coding sequence ATGCCGAACCCCGGATCCCCTCAGGCGGCGAAACAAGCTCAACAGAACATGCAGAGCGCCATGGGTCCCCTGATGTCGAAAGGCATGATGATCGGCATGGCCGGCATGCTTGTGGTCATGCTCGTCTCCATGATGTGGAGGGCGCAGATCGGTCAGGCCCTGAACTTTGCGTTCGAACCCGCCTTTGGACTCAACGGTAATCACCCCGTGGTGACCCTCATCATCGCCGGACTGATCATGATAACTCTGAGTACGATCATAAGAACGTATATGACGGATTTCGTTTCACAGGCAAGGAATCAGAAGATCCAGAGCGAGTTCAACAAAGAGATGAGGCAGGCAAGGCTGGAGAACAACCTGTACAAACTGAAGAAGCTTCAGGAAGAGCAGCCGAAGATCATGGCGAAATCGATGGAGACGCAGTCTCAAATGATGAAGTTCATGCCGATAACGATGATCATCATCATGCCGATATATGCGTGGGTGGGATTCTTCCTATGCGACCCGTATTATATTCCCTCGCAATACCACGGGGATCTCGGGTGGTTCTTTAACTTTAACATGGGCGGTCTGTTCGTTACGCAGGTCGGCGATGCATTCGTTCACACGGGAACAGTGATCAACATGCCGTGGAATATCACAACGGACCTCATCGACAGGTTGTGGATCCTTCCGATGTGGATGATCATCTATACAATGCTCAGCCTGCCGATCGGACAGCTGGAGAACAGATTGGTAAGATACTTCATGCTCAAAAAGCGTTTGAAGGAACTTGATGCAATAGAGAAACAGAGCTGA
- a CDS encoding cysteine peptidase family C39 domain-containing protein, whose amino-acid sequence MKFPHIQQHDSSDCGAACIASICSFYGREITKSVSRTTNKKSEKD is encoded by the coding sequence GTGAAGTTCCCTCACATACAGCAACACGATTCTTCCGACTGCGGAGCCGCTTGCATTGCAAGCATATGCTCATTCTACGGCCGTGAGATAACAAAATCTGTTTCCAGAACTACGAATAAAAAGTCAGAAAAGGATTAG
- a CDS encoding tryptophan--tRNA ligase, whose amino-acid sequence MADDFKVTPWEVTGDIDYEVLMQRFGTTPIDDALMKRIAKYGEIHPMLKRGIFYTHRDFGKLLDDYDKGNKFFLYTGRGPSGHTHLGHIMPWIFNKWVQDVFEADMLFQMTDDEKFLFKDLTLKDTRALAYENALDFVALGFDPEKTKIILDTENIKELYPIALKVAKKVTFSTAKAVFGFDNSTNIGSIFFTTIQAAPAFLPSERAGKQIPCLIPCGIDQDPHFRVARDAAPGLNYPKPTMLYCKMFPGLGGGDKMSSSDEMATIYTTDSPKNVKKKVGRAFTGGCVSVEEQRVKGGNPEVCAVFKYNFYLFEKDDKKVNDLVDKCKKGEILCGECKQMLTEKINVFLEEHQAKREEAKEVVDSMTFDGFKW is encoded by the coding sequence ATGGCAGACGATTTCAAGGTCACACCGTGGGAGGTAACCGGGGACATAGATTATGAGGTCCTTATGCAGAGGTTCGGCACCACGCCCATCGATGATGCACTGATGAAAAGGATCGCTAAATACGGTGAGATCCACCCGATGCTGAAAAGGGGGATATTCTATACCCACAGGGACTTCGGAAAGCTTCTGGACGACTATGACAAAGGGAATAAGTTCTTCTTGTACACGGGAAGGGGTCCGTCCGGGCACACCCACTTGGGACATATTATGCCGTGGATATTCAATAAATGGGTCCAAGATGTATTCGAAGCGGACATGCTGTTCCAGATGACGGACGACGAGAAGTTCCTTTTCAAAGACCTTACGTTAAAAGACACAAGGGCGCTGGCATACGAGAACGCGTTGGACTTTGTCGCACTGGGATTCGACCCGGAAAAGACAAAGATCATACTCGATACAGAGAACATAAAGGAACTGTATCCTATCGCATTGAAAGTGGCAAAAAAGGTAACGTTCTCCACCGCCAAAGCAGTGTTCGGGTTCGATAACTCCACCAACATCGGGTCGATATTCTTCACAACGATCCAGGCTGCACCGGCGTTCCTTCCCTCGGAAAGAGCAGGGAAACAGATACCCTGCCTGATACCATGCGGAATAGATCAGGACCCGCACTTCAGGGTGGCAAGGGATGCCGCTCCCGGTCTGAACTATCCTAAACCAACAATGCTTTACTGTAAGATGTTCCCCGGTCTGGGAGGCGGTGACAAGATGTCCTCTTCCGACGAGATGGCAACGATCTACACAACAGACTCCCCCAAGAACGTGAAGAAGAAGGTCGGCAGAGCATTCACCGGAGGTTGTGTTTCTGTCGAAGAGCAAAGGGTGAAAGGCGGCAACCCGGAGGTCTGCGCCGTGTTCAAGTATAATTTCTATCTCTTCGAGAAGGATGACAAGAAGGTGAACGATCTCGTCGATAAATGTAAAAAAGGCGAGATACTCTGCGGCGAATGCAAGCAGATGCTCACCGAGAAGATCAATGTGTTCTTGGAAGAGCATCAGGCTAAGAGGGAAGAGGCGAAAGAAGTGGTCGACAGCATGACGTTCGACGGATTCAAGTGGTGA
- a CDS encoding 50S ribosomal protein L30 translates to MAYAVVRVRGQPDVNKDIKYTMGLMGLNRVNHCVIVPENPSTKGMLQVVKDYCTWGEIEEETLVAMIKTRGKLTGDKDITDDYLKENTSFGSVEELAKAMIENDYKMRDVEDAKPVFRLHPPIKGYEGNKRPFRNGGALGYRGKEINDLINRML, encoded by the coding sequence ATGGCATATGCTGTGGTGCGCGTACGCGGACAGCCCGATGTCAACAAGGACATAAAGTACACAATGGGACTCATGGGCCTTAACAGGGTCAACCACTGTGTCATAGTTCCTGAGAACCCATCCACAAAAGGGATGCTGCAGGTCGTAAAAGATTACTGCACATGGGGCGAGATCGAAGAGGAGACGCTTGTCGCAATGATAAAGACGCGCGGCAAGCTGACCGGCGACAAGGACATAACCGACGATTATCTGAAAGAGAACACATCCTTCGGAAGCGTCGAGGAACTTGCAAAGGCCATGATTGAGAACGACTATAAGATGAGGGATGTGGAGGACGCAAAACCTGTCTTCCGCCTGCACCCCCCGATAAAAGGCTACGAGGGCAACAAACGTCCATTCCGGAACGGCGGAGCGCTCGGCTACAGGGGCAAAGAGATCAACGACCTCATCAACAGGATGCTGTGA
- a CDS encoding multidrug efflux MFS transporter: protein MPLWKRNLIVCWVGMFATGIGMSQIAPILPLYITELGVTGDGMINQLSGIAFGVTFVVAAIFSPIWGSAADKYGRKPMLLRASLGMAVVVALMGFAPNVTVLILLRVLLGTISGYITACNTLIATQVDKGNAGFALGTLATSNVAGSLLGPIIGGFIGDTFGLPPVFFITGSFMFIAFLLTLFFVKENFVPPEKKNEKMKEVWKVIPEKRLTAVLCVTFFVIMLGLYSIEPIITIYIKDMTVDLTHLALISGLAFSASGVGNVISASWLGRISDRRGAHKVLLVSLITAGLFFIPQAFVHTPWELMGWRFLLGITLGGLTPAVITLVRKITPEAHVGRIFGFTMSAQYLGIFGGAVFGGQVSAAFGIPTVLLITGALMFIAAVWVYLFVFRRFHNKKEGLIADAV, encoded by the coding sequence ATGCCGTTATGGAAAAGGAATCTGATAGTTTGCTGGGTGGGTATGTTCGCAACCGGTATCGGGATGAGCCAGATCGCTCCGATCCTGCCGCTTTACATAACAGAGCTGGGTGTCACAGGCGACGGAATGATAAATCAGCTCTCCGGTATCGCATTCGGTGTGACCTTCGTTGTCGCGGCGATATTCTCTCCGATATGGGGGAGTGCGGCAGACAAATACGGAAGAAAGCCGATGCTTCTCCGCGCAAGTCTCGGAATGGCTGTCGTGGTGGCCCTGATGGGATTCGCGCCTAATGTGACCGTGCTGATACTCCTGAGGGTGCTTTTGGGGACCATCTCTGGGTACATCACAGCATGCAATACGCTGATCGCAACTCAGGTCGACAAAGGGAATGCGGGATTCGCCCTGGGCACGCTGGCCACCTCGAATGTGGCAGGCTCGCTGCTCGGTCCGATAATCGGCGGTTTCATCGGCGATACATTCGGGCTGCCGCCGGTGTTCTTTATCACGGGGTCGTTCATGTTCATCGCATTCCTGCTGACATTGTTCTTTGTAAAGGAGAATTTCGTTCCGCCGGAAAAGAAGAACGAAAAGATGAAGGAAGTGTGGAAGGTCATTCCCGAGAAGAGGCTTACAGCGGTATTGTGCGTGACATTCTTTGTGATAATGCTGGGACTGTACTCGATCGAGCCGATAATCACGATATATATCAAGGACATGACCGTTGATCTTACACATCTGGCACTTATATCCGGGTTGGCCTTCTCCGCTTCCGGCGTGGGGAATGTGATCTCCGCATCGTGGCTTGGAAGGATCTCCGACAGAAGAGGTGCGCACAAGGTCCTGTTGGTCTCTTTGATAACTGCCGGGCTGTTCTTCATCCCGCAGGCATTTGTTCATACGCCATGGGAATTGATGGGATGGAGATTCCTGCTTGGCATAACCTTAGGGGGGCTCACTCCCGCAGTGATAACTTTGGTCAGGAAGATCACGCCGGAGGCACATGTGGGCAGGATATTCGGATTCACTATGTCGGCGCAGTATCTGGGAATATTCGGAGGCGCGGTCTTCGGCGGACAGGTGTCAGCCGCATTCGGGATACCGACAGTGCTCCTGATCACAGGTGCATTGATGTTCATCGCCGCGGTATGGGTATATCTTTTTGTTTTCAGAAGGTTCCACAATAAAAAGGAAGGACTCATTGCGGATGCGGTCTGA
- a CDS encoding RNA-guided pseudouridylation complex pseudouridine synthase subunit Cbf5: MLIKDANTLPDKWGKRPSDRSVGELLRGGVIALDKPAGPTSHQVTAWARDALHVEAISHGGTLDPYVSGVLPLCLGKAVRLTDIVLSSDKEYVCRMILHKDVKKEKIIKVMGKFVGKIYQMPPVRSAVKRQLRIRTVSELEILEIEGREVLFRVACDAGTYIRTICTDVGEALGCGANMTELRRTRSGIMREDSAATLQDMTDAYIFWQQMGREKWLRSLLLPMEVLVEPLPKIIVKPTAVDAICHGADLTIKGIHMLDEDIRKNALVALMTARGELIAIGKMNMSSAKIMESDQGKAVDVKRVFMERGHYPKMWRFSTDIEELQEPFVQ; encoded by the coding sequence TTGCTGATAAAAGATGCGAACACATTGCCCGATAAATGGGGCAAAAGACCATCGGACCGCTCGGTAGGCGAATTATTGAGGGGAGGAGTGATAGCTCTGGACAAACCCGCGGGTCCGACATCGCATCAGGTAACGGCATGGGCAAGGGATGCTCTTCACGTAGAGGCGATAAGCCACGGCGGCACACTCGATCCATATGTAAGCGGCGTTCTTCCGTTGTGTCTCGGAAAAGCCGTTCGTTTGACTGATATCGTTCTTTCATCGGACAAAGAATATGTCTGCAGGATGATCCTTCATAAAGATGTCAAGAAAGAGAAGATAATCAAAGTGATGGGAAAATTCGTAGGCAAGATATACCAAATGCCTCCGGTGAGGTCCGCGGTCAAAAGGCAGCTCAGGATAAGGACGGTCAGCGAATTGGAGATATTGGAGATCGAGGGGCGCGAGGTGCTGTTCAGAGTGGCGTGCGATGCCGGAACGTATATACGCACTATTTGCACAGACGTGGGAGAAGCGCTGGGATGCGGTGCGAACATGACGGAGCTGAGACGTACCCGCTCGGGGATAATGAGGGAGGATTCCGCCGCCACGCTTCAGGATATGACCGACGCATACATATTCTGGCAGCAGATGGGCAGAGAGAAATGGCTCAGGAGCCTTTTGCTGCCGATGGAAGTGCTCGTCGAACCTCTCCCTAAGATAATCGTCAAACCGACCGCCGTCGATGCTATATGCCACGGAGCGGACCTCACGATCAAAGGTATACACATGTTGGACGAGGACATCAGAAAGAATGCCCTCGTTGCGTTGATGACGGCGAGAGGAGAACTGATCGCCATCGGAAAGATGAATATGTCCTCGGCGAAGATAATGGAATCAGACCAGGGGAAAGCCGTGGACGTAAAGAGGGTGTTCATGGAGCGCGGACATTATCCGAAGATGTGGAGATTCTCTACGGACATCGAAGAGCTTCAGGAACCGTTCGTTCAGTGA